The Colius striatus isolate bColStr4 chromosome Z, bColStr4.1.hap1, whole genome shotgun sequence DNA window tcacagttggaaaaaaaaatgttttgctacTGCTTAGTTTGCTGACAAACAGGTTCAGATTTGAGTTCAGCAATTGTACATGTGTCACACGAAACCAGTTTGAAAGGATATACTTGAGTTCATGTACACCCCAAATCAGATCAACTTCGAATAAaactcatctgaaaaaaatcctgatttacttgaaaagaaatttgaaatGGGTCAATACAGCCCAGAAAGGACCCTTAAGAGGTCTCCTACTGGCAGCAGAGTCACTAGGGAGCTCAGACAAGATCTGTCAGGGCTTTATCTCATTGAGGCTTACAATCCTGCAAGGACAGAGTCGACACAGCCTCCGTGGGCAGACAGTATGCTCAACTTATGCCCCTTGGGTCCTCATGGGGCACTGTTGTGAAGACTCTGGCGCTGTTTTCTCAATTATAGCCCCAAAGGTTTTGGGAAACTGCTGTTTTGTGCTCCCCAACCTGTGCCTCCTCCATGCTGAGCCAGTCCTGGTCCTTCAGCCTCACGGCAGGACCGGACAGAGCCCTCGGTGCACTCATCTGAACTCACTCCAGACAAACCCCGTAGTTGCTGTCTCAGGAGTGCTGAGTGTATGTAAGGGTTGTCACCTTCCTTCACCAACCAGCCGTGCTCCTGTTGATACAGCGCAGGATAGGTTGGGCTGTGGGCTGCTGGCACCGCTGGCCGTGCCCGGCTCGCTGCTCACCACGGCCCCATCACCGAGCTGCTGCCCGGCAAGAGGCGGCCTTTGCCCGGAGCCAGACTTTGCGGAAATCACGTCGCTATTTTTCCCAGCTCCCAGTCTGGGACAGACCTCGCGCCGCGGGCTTCCAGGGCTGAACGCAGCGGGAGGGGGAGGGCAGCCCCCGCAACCCTCCATCCATCCCCCGTCCATCCCCCCGTGTGCCCAGGCCCCGCCCCCCCACGTGGCCTCCCGGCACGAGCCGCCCGCTCCTCCCCCCGCGGCTCTCCTTCGCCGGCGCGCGCCGATTAGCATAAGAAtgccccccttcccccctcccccccccccgctgccGGCCAATGGGAGGCGCGGACACGGCGCCAGCtgccggcgccgccgccgcgcgcgcTATAAGTAGGGCTGCCCGCGGGGCTGTGGCTCACAGCGCTCGGGGAGTGCGCGGAGACCGGAGCTGAGCCGCTGCGCATCGCCCACCCGTCGCCCGCACAGCCAGCCGCCCGGGAGCCGCCGCGCTGTGGGGACTCGCTGCTATGACTCTGGAGGAGATCCACGGACAGGAGCCTGTGCCTGCAGTACACGACTGGTACGTGTGGGCTCGGGCTCGCGGCGGCGAGGGGCGGCGAGGGAAGCGGGGCGGCTGTGGGGGAGATGTCGGCGGCGCCGCGCTGACTCCGCGTTCTGTCCTCTCGCCGTACAGGATGCAGGGCGCCGGGAAGGCCCTCCACGAGCTGCTGGTGTCGGCCCAGCGCCGCGGCTGCCTCACCGCCGGCGTCTACGAGTCGGCCAAGCTGATGAATGTGTAAGTTACGACCGGGGCCGGGCGCCGCGGGGAGCTTCGGGGCCGGCCGTCGCCGGCCGCGGGGCTCAACGCGCTGCTCCTCTCTTGCAGGGATCCCGACAACGTTGCTTTCTGCGTGCTGGCCGCAGatgaggaagatgagggggacATTGCCCTGCAGATCCACTTCACTCTGATCCAGGCCTTCTGCTGCGAGAATGACATTGACATTGTGCGTGTGAACGACGTGGCCAAGCTGGCTGCCATCGTGGGGCCCAGCGAGGAGTCTGGGGAGCCGCGGGACCTCCACTGCATCCTCATCACGGTGGGTGTCCTGTGGAAGCCATGGGCTGCTGGCCTCTGCACGGGACAGTCTTTCAGGGTGGCTCCATCTCTCTCTATTAGTCAGCTCCCTTTCCGGACAGAGAGGGGACTTGGCCCATATAGTGCTGCACGTCAGCTGCCCAGTAATAGGCTGCGCTTCTCATAACTGTGGGTTTCCTCTGTCCACATGGGTTGTATCTCTACTTCCTGCTCTATCAGAACAGAAACTATCAGAAAATGCCTTGTGTCGTAAGCTTGTATAAACATTCTGATAACCTCAGCTGCAGACAGGCAGTGCTCATGatgtgtaacttttttttttgtctctcattTCTGACAGAACCCAAATGAAGATGGCTGGAAAGACCCAGCTCTAGAAAAGCTGAACTCTTTTTGTGAAGAGAGCCGAAATGTTAATGACTGGGTGCCGACAATCACCTTGCCTGAGTGATGGTGACCCAGGGCATTGAGGAGGCTGAGACCTCTTGTTGCATTCTCAATGTGGCATGAGTTCACTAAAGTGTGCAACAAGCTGCTGATTCCATGGATTAGCCTGGTCAAGGGACTGGATTAAAGTCACTCAGACTGGCATGCAGTGGGCTCttacagaggaggaggagagcagctcGCCCCACCAGTGAGCCTCAGTAGGCTGTAACCGTGGAGGGGCTGACATACCATGGAACTGAAAGAAGTACTACAAGTTTCTTGATCAAGTGGAGCTGTTTcagaaggcaagaaagaaaGTTGAGGAAAGTGGGCCAAACCTTTCTAGAAGGACTGGACAGAGTACTGTTAACTAAGAACTGTTGGGTGCTGTCTACAAAACACAGGAGAAAGTTTCAATATTTGATGGACTACCAAGGACTGGTTACTAAAACAGAGACTCTAAAGCAGACAGACTTCAACAGGCCTCTTGGGTCACCCTGCAGAACTGGTTTAATaatgcaatattttttattgaaatatttgCTGCTATTGAAGCTTTCATAATAAATTTTTGACAATTAATTTCTGGGAGTGTCTTGCTTACTGGGTGGGGAAGCATGTCACTGAAATGCCACTGATGTTTTGCCTGTGTGCTGTAGTCAAAGGTACACTCCATGGTTATGGAGCATTGCTCAAATACTTTCTCTTCTGGCCCAGCTGAATGAAAAGCTGTGCTGCCCAAGTTGATAATTCAACCTTTCACCCTCTTGCAACAGCTGCTTATCGCAACAGCTTGTGAGACTAAGGACCTGCATGCTTAATGAGCTCACTTATTGTAATAGGTGGTCCTTGCAGTCTGCTGAAGGAACACAATGCATGCTagaaacatggatttttttttttaatacagaccACCAGTAAACAGCATCATTGGAGCTCTGACTAAGTCATATTTAAGAACTAGAGTTCCCACTTGACAGAAGCAGCTTAAATGTAATGAGGGGGCTGCGAATCTCCTTGCATGTCAAGCACAGCTAACATTTGCTTTGATTAGAATGACATCGTTAAATCTAAAACTAGCTAATAGAGAATAAACATAACATCTGCCACAAGCTGCTCTCTGATTGCCATATGCTGCAACAATAGAAGCTGTCACTCCAGAAGCCAATTTTGCAAAACCTAATTGCATGACAACACCAAATTAAGTCCAAAGCAATTTAAGGATGGTGTGGCCTCTTTTTAGAGATCCTGTCGTGGAAAGTTAATAGGGGTGAGCTGATCTGGCCCTATGTTAAAAGGGAAAACACCATCCCGTTTCTATGCACTATCTATAATGTGCTCCAGGGCTCCATGATAAAATAGTATTGTAATGATCCCTTCTGCAGAATGCAACAAAGCTCTGCTACTCACTTCCTCTATAGACACTAAAAATACTAAATTGTCACAGTTAAGTTTCCTCTAGGCTGGTTCACTGTGATGGACAGTATCACTTGCTGAAAAGTGGTCATTGCTACACAGCAGGCTATCTCAAGCGGCTGCAGTTTCTGGGAAGCTGCTTGCTCATGGTTTCATTGTTCCTGATA harbors:
- the GADD45G gene encoding growth arrest and DNA damage-inducible protein GADD45 gamma, whose protein sequence is MTLEEIHGQEPVPAVHDWMQGAGKALHELLVSAQRRGCLTAGVYESAKLMNVDPDNVAFCVLAADEEDEGDIALQIHFTLIQAFCCENDIDIVRVNDVAKLAAIVGPSEESGEPRDLHCILITNPNEDGWKDPALEKLNSFCEESRNVNDWVPTITLPE